One genomic window of Sodaliphilus pleomorphus includes the following:
- a CDS encoding metallophosphoesterase family protein — MKALSQFILLVVILLAATGQAQNLQFNRNREFKIVQFTDLHYKLHNPASQVVPECISEIVKAEKPDLIIVTGDFVYSRPADSTLTAVLNIIEAQNTPFIMLFGNHDSERGMTNGELQRIIATYKHNVITAPYDSITPDHVITVKDHSGSRDAALLYCFDTHANAQIKEVGGYAWLTGEQVQWYSSQSASFTRSNGGVPLPALAFMHIPLPEYAEAATTQDAILIGTRMEAVCCPKINTGMFAAMRISGDVMGIFSGHDHDNDYATMWHGILLAYGRFTGGNTEYNHLSSGARVIVLKEGQRSFETWIRLRGGQTQDHTVYPTSYIKDNWRLRK; from the coding sequence ATGAAAGCATTAAGTCAATTTATACTCCTGGTCGTAATCTTGCTTGCTGCGACAGGCCAAGCACAAAACCTGCAATTCAACCGCAACAGAGAGTTCAAGATTGTGCAATTCACCGATCTCCACTACAAGTTGCACAATCCCGCCTCACAGGTAGTACCAGAATGCATCTCCGAGATCGTAAAGGCTGAAAAGCCCGACTTGATTATAGTGACTGGAGATTTCGTATATTCCCGTCCTGCCGACAGCACCTTGACAGCAGTGCTCAACATCATAGAGGCACAGAACACTCCATTTATCATGCTCTTTGGCAATCACGACAGCGAGCGGGGCATGACCAACGGTGAGCTGCAACGCATCATTGCGACTTACAAGCACAATGTGATCACTGCCCCCTACGATTCAATTACCCCCGACCACGTGATCACCGTCAAGGACCATAGCGGCAGCCGCGATGCTGCCCTGCTCTACTGCTTCGACACCCATGCCAATGCACAGATCAAGGAAGTGGGTGGTTACGCCTGGCTCACAGGCGAGCAGGTGCAATGGTACTCCAGCCAGAGTGCATCCTTTACCCGCAGCAACGGCGGTGTTCCATTGCCCGCACTGGCATTCATGCACATCCCGCTGCCCGAGTATGCCGAGGCAGCCACCACGCAAGATGCCATCTTGATTGGCACGCGCATGGAAGCCGTGTGCTGTCCAAAAATCAACACAGGCATGTTTGCCGCCATGAGAATTTCAGGCGACGTGATGGGCATCTTCAGCGGTCATGACCACGACAACGACTATGCCACCATGTGGCATGGCATCTTGCTGGCCTACGGCCGCTTCACGGGCGGCAATACCGAGTACAACCACCTGTCGAGCGGCGCTCGCGTGATTGTGCTCAAGGAGGGGCAACGCAGCTTTGAGACGTGGATTCGCCTGCGGGGCGGCCAAACACAAGACCACACGGTTTATCCCACATCCTATATAAAAGACAACTGGAGATTGAGAAAATAG
- a CDS encoding alpha/beta hydrolase-fold protein, which yields MKPKQILNAASAILSLALVFSPLATHAQAQGTRSIWNIPSAQYPMVDDQGRATFKLTAPNAHSVQVTIHKTTYEMTRATDSVWTLTTPALPKGFHYYFMTIDGVKTIDPNSQTFFAYSREAGGLEIPEGSEGDYYRPQRGIAHGQLRTIEYYATSSGTWRTAIVYTPAGYDQSGNHRYPVLYLQHGMGEDHTGWTRQGMMQHIIDNLTAAGTATPMIVVMESGDINVPKKEKEHFVEITKYGTSFYRTFIADLVPMIDSTFRTIPDRDHRAMAGLSWGGHQALDIVVPHLDMFAYIGLFSGAVYGLDVHKNYGGIMSDAKTFNSKLRCFFIGYGTDENVGQTKLRKELDDNGIHYTPFISQGTAHEWLTWRRCLKEFLPLIFKSK from the coding sequence ATGAAACCCAAGCAAATATTAAATGCAGCAAGCGCGATACTCTCGCTGGCACTTGTATTCAGCCCCCTGGCAACCCATGCACAGGCCCAAGGCACACGCTCGATATGGAACATCCCATCAGCACAGTATCCCATGGTCGACGACCAAGGCCGTGCCACCTTCAAGCTCACAGCCCCCAATGCCCACAGCGTGCAGGTGACAATCCACAAAACCACCTATGAAATGACTCGAGCCACCGACAGCGTGTGGACCCTCACCACCCCCGCACTGCCCAAGGGCTTCCACTACTATTTCATGACCATCGACGGTGTGAAAACCATCGATCCAAACTCTCAGACGTTTTTTGCCTACAGCCGCGAAGCCGGTGGCTTAGAGATTCCTGAAGGTAGTGAGGGCGACTACTATCGGCCCCAGCGCGGCATTGCACACGGACAGTTGCGCACTATCGAGTACTATGCCACTTCTTCAGGCACATGGCGCACTGCCATTGTATACACTCCGGCAGGCTACGATCAAAGCGGCAACCACCGCTATCCCGTACTCTACCTGCAGCATGGCATGGGCGAGGACCACACTGGCTGGACACGCCAGGGCATGATGCAACACATCATCGACAACCTCACAGCTGCTGGCACGGCAACCCCCATGATAGTTGTAATGGAGAGCGGCGACATCAATGTACCCAAAAAAGAGAAAGAACACTTTGTCGAGATCACCAAATATGGAACATCATTCTATCGAACCTTTATCGCAGATCTTGTTCCTATGATCGACAGCACATTTCGCACCATCCCCGACCGCGACCATCGTGCCATGGCAGGATTGTCGTGGGGCGGACATCAAGCGCTCGACATCGTAGTTCCTCATCTCGACATGTTTGCCTATATCGGCCTGTTTAGCGGTGCCGTGTATGGCCTTGACGTGCACAAGAACTATGGAGGCATTATGTCAGATGCCAAAACATTCAACAGCAAGCTGCGCTGCTTCTTCATAGGCTATGGCACCGACGAAAACGTGGGGCAAACCAAACTTCGGAAGGAACTTGATGACAACGGCATCCATTACACGCCATTCATTTCACAAGGCACAGCACACGAATGGCTCACCTGGCGCCGGTGCCTCAAGGAATTTCTTCCTTTAATATTCAAGAGCAAATAA
- a CDS encoding glycoside hydrolase family 65 protein has translation MTLFLFIMALFCTSMHCVAQDAWTLTASHPTATPYFGETVANGQLGLVSSAQPLKNADVVLAGAYDKFGRGNVSNFFSSVKMMDMEIDVDGIPATASNIEHYEQQLDMRQAFMGQHFDVPGKAHIGYRQCALRQLPFNALNIVEIEAMNDITITVRSIHQVPTTLRSVHFRYNKMTKRTGNIYLLSTDAKSPTGRLDVTASSSLIFPGGHDPEVIHSSHDSTQNVAQFNIKLNKGQKFSFAITGSLMTSACHPDVQNEADRLVIFAVKQGIEQLESMHVKLWRDLWKSDITISGDNQAQQDVHSMLYHLYSFVRERSRLSVSPMGLSGLGYNGHVFWDADVWIFPALVLLHPDMARSMIDYRIDRIQAAMTNAWEHGYDGAMFPWESSDTGMEETPTWALTGTFEHHITGCVAHAAWQYYCVTRDTAWLTTQAWPLIKATANFWVSRAQTDASGHGYHINNVVCADEYAANVDDNAFTNAIAITNLNIACMAAHIAGKQPNPLWSEVASGLPILKNAQGVTLEHASYAGESIKQADVNLLAYPLDIIASQEQILKDLNYYAPRIKNGPAMTEAIFALLYARMGNAQLARRYFDQAYKANQCPPFGVIAECKGGTNPYFLTGAGGVLQAVIMGFSGYNITSEGVTKASVSTRPEGWTGLQVTLDPSIRVVSR, from the coding sequence ATGACACTCTTCCTTTTTATCATGGCCCTATTTTGCACAAGCATGCACTGCGTGGCACAGGATGCTTGGACACTCACGGCCAGCCACCCCACGGCAACACCCTACTTCGGAGAGACCGTGGCCAACGGCCAGCTGGGCCTGGTATCATCAGCACAACCATTGAAAAATGCTGATGTCGTGCTTGCTGGTGCCTACGACAAGTTTGGTCGCGGCAATGTGAGCAACTTCTTCAGCAGCGTGAAAATGATGGATATGGAGATCGACGTCGACGGCATACCAGCGACCGCAAGCAACATTGAGCACTACGAGCAACAGCTCGACATGCGCCAGGCCTTCATGGGCCAGCACTTTGACGTGCCTGGCAAAGCCCACATCGGCTATCGGCAATGTGCCTTGCGGCAGTTGCCCTTCAATGCGCTCAACATCGTCGAGATTGAGGCAATGAACGATATCACAATCACGGTGCGCAGCATTCACCAAGTGCCCACTACACTGCGCAGCGTGCATTTCCGCTACAACAAGATGACCAAACGCACGGGCAACATCTACCTGCTCTCGACCGATGCCAAGAGCCCCACGGGGCGGCTCGACGTCACCGCCAGCTCCTCGTTGATTTTTCCTGGCGGCCACGACCCCGAGGTCATCCACTCCAGCCACGACAGCACACAGAATGTGGCACAATTCAATATCAAGCTCAACAAGGGGCAAAAGTTCAGCTTCGCCATCACAGGCAGTCTCATGACCTCGGCCTGCCACCCCGATGTGCAAAACGAGGCCGACCGCCTCGTCATCTTTGCCGTCAAGCAAGGCATTGAGCAACTGGAATCCATGCACGTCAAGTTGTGGCGCGACTTGTGGAAGAGTGATATCACCATCTCTGGCGACAACCAAGCTCAACAAGACGTGCACTCAATGCTCTATCATCTCTATAGCTTTGTTCGTGAACGTTCAAGGCTTTCAGTATCACCCATGGGGCTCTCGGGACTGGGATACAACGGACACGTGTTTTGGGACGCCGATGTATGGATATTCCCCGCCTTGGTACTGTTGCACCCCGACATGGCTCGCTCCATGATCGACTATCGCATCGATCGCATTCAAGCAGCCATGACCAACGCCTGGGAGCATGGCTACGACGGTGCCATGTTCCCGTGGGAAAGCAGCGACACTGGCATGGAAGAAACACCCACATGGGCACTCACAGGCACCTTTGAGCACCACATCACCGGTTGCGTGGCACATGCAGCATGGCAATACTACTGCGTGACACGCGACACAGCTTGGCTCACAACCCAAGCCTGGCCACTCATCAAGGCCACGGCCAACTTTTGGGTGTCGCGCGCCCAGACCGATGCCTCTGGCCATGGCTATCACATCAATAATGTGGTGTGTGCCGATGAATATGCTGCCAATGTCGACGACAATGCATTTACCAATGCCATAGCCATTACCAATCTCAATATTGCCTGCATGGCTGCACACATTGCGGGCAAGCAGCCCAACCCTCTCTGGAGTGAGGTTGCCTCTGGGCTACCCATCCTGAAAAATGCTCAAGGTGTTACGCTGGAACATGCCTCCTACGCTGGCGAAAGCATCAAGCAAGCCGATGTAAACCTCCTTGCCTATCCGCTGGACATCATCGCCAGCCAAGAGCAAATTCTCAAAGACTTAAACTATTATGCCCCACGCATAAAAAACGGGCCTGCAATGACCGAAGCCATCTTTGCCCTTCTCTATGCCCGAATGGGCAATGCTCAGCTGGCCCGCCGCTACTTTGACCAAGCCTACAAAGCCAACCAGTGCCCGCCCTTTGGGGTGATTGCAGAGTGCAAAGGCGGCACCAATCCCTATTTCCTCACAGGGGCTGGCGGTGTGTTGCAAGCTGTGATCATGGGATTTTCAGGCTACAACATCACCAGCGAGGGAGTCACGAAAGCATCGGTATCAACAAGGCCAGAAGGATGGACTGGCTTGCAGGTGACTTTGGACCCATCGATTCGCGTAGTTTCTCGATAG
- a CDS encoding FecR family protein — protein sequence MNKVSNLKLFKDWLERNEPRLTADEKRLLWQKIIALYEQNTHEPRHLWWQWVAAASISLLLIVGGWHLVNNVHHNDQDRNTMLSQLDVSTIQNIKLMAGDQVITLDDNCTITCKPGQGVININLQGNQVTTSCKPGTQLMVAVPRAARARVVLSDGSTITLRENSKMTFPFSLATVDVRRVKIEGEAYMDITHNPRKDFIAQCGDLQVKVLGTKFLISSYPGENKQCVTLYEGRVNVKTAGNKSHTLKPKETLEYLASNQQTNVIEENDIDMQTLVSWKDDIIILNNEPLTKLIEQMENIYHTQFTFNRKATDAIVLSGKFDASVSLDEFMQRLQMIAPISYHKETHTIKVTK from the coding sequence ATGAACAAGGTCTCCAACTTAAAGCTGTTCAAAGACTGGCTCGAACGCAACGAGCCACGGCTCACCGCCGACGAGAAGCGCTTGCTGTGGCAAAAAATCATAGCTCTCTATGAACAAAACACCCATGAGCCCCGACACCTGTGGTGGCAATGGGTGGCTGCGGCTTCAATCTCCCTGCTGCTCATAGTAGGAGGCTGGCACCTTGTCAACAACGTGCACCACAATGACCAAGATCGAAACACAATGCTAAGCCAGCTTGATGTGTCAACAATTCAAAACATCAAACTCATGGCTGGCGACCAAGTCATCACTCTTGACGACAATTGCACCATCACGTGCAAGCCCGGGCAGGGCGTGATCAACATCAACCTGCAAGGCAACCAAGTGACAACTTCATGCAAGCCAGGAACCCAACTCATGGTCGCTGTGCCCCGTGCCGCGAGGGCACGAGTCGTGCTATCCGACGGCTCCACCATCACCCTGCGCGAAAATTCAAAGATGACGTTCCCCTTCTCGCTGGCCACAGTCGATGTGCGACGCGTGAAAATTGAGGGCGAAGCCTACATGGACATCACCCACAACCCTCGCAAGGACTTCATTGCCCAGTGCGGCGACCTGCAAGTAAAGGTACTGGGCACAAAATTCTTGATCTCTTCTTATCCTGGTGAGAACAAACAATGCGTGACACTTTACGAAGGCCGAGTAAACGTAAAAACCGCTGGCAACAAGTCTCACACCCTGAAGCCTAAAGAGACGCTTGAATACCTTGCCAGCAATCAGCAAACCAACGTGATCGAAGAAAATGACATCGACATGCAAACCCTGGTCAGTTGGAAAGACGACATCATCATTCTCAACAACGAGCCATTGACAAAACTCATCGAACAAATGGAAAATATCTACCACACCCAGTTTACATTCAACCGGAAAGCAACCGATGCCATCGTGCTCAGCGGCAAGTTTGATGCCAGCGTGAGCCTCGATGAATTCATGCAACGCTTGCAGATGATAGCCCCCATAAGCTACCATAAAGAAACTCATACAATCAAAGTAACAAAATAA
- a CDS encoding SusC/RagA family TonB-linked outer membrane protein: MKKYDDLTCRTWRRVWPVLLSLLALVATPAMQAAGPTPVAQVAHDGTVSLHVSNMPLKRVFSLIEKQTSYMIAYNSNLPNLDKKVTAEVTNASINSVMQRVLNGSGLKYKISGRQIMIFEGEKTEASSPAKIHGRVLDEKNVPVIGATVKVLGTNRVTISDLDGYFDIEVPNRNSKLRFSFIGYAQQEVAVAGRSNIIVTMQDESVKLKELVVTALGMKRSEKALGYATQKIAGEQFEKVKGVNVATSLTGRIAGMTIFNSSEFMEAPTISLRGETPLLVLDGVPTNLTLADINSDDIESIDVLKGATASALYGSRGGSGAIMVTTKKSGQEGFTVEVNSSNMFNCGTLALPKVQHSYSSGYGGKYNTDDEVWGDKLDIGRVYAQYNPYTHQMEERELVSAGRNNFKNFLQFSMVSNNTVSVSQRGKNGSVRSSVSFIYDKGQYPNQTGKVLQYNIGGEMKLGNKVNITATMGFNKQLASNTSGTGYTDQGYIYNLLVWTGPEYDVRDYRDYWLVKDTQQNWNRKSWYDNPWMSAYEKINREDNTKTNGMLTINYHIMPWLTAIVRGGYDYTNLSTKRRAPIGINATRNWGNTNKGYYAEKTEEVFTTNDDFILNATVTAGDFSIDALAGASIYYYRDKSLEATTKNGISIPGFYSLKASVESPTVTPYLANKKVNSIYGKASLGYKSTYYMDLTGRNDWSSTLPSGSNSYFYPSVGASVILSNIIKMPNWLNFLKLRGSWTVSKKDLNIYDTNQAYTINNSVWDGLNSAVYPTTMRGKVKPITDRTWEIGTSAHFLQNRIKFDFTYYNKLTYNNTAATTISPFTGFKSVLVNTQEEYVRRGVEFFVDATPIKTTNFTWNVTTNWARSARYYAKIDPVYSADNLWTYKGARVDAYTSKTFNYAPDGSVILTNGFPRLTSYKYKVGNTDPDWMWGLANNFKYKNLSLGFTIDGRIGGLSTARTNYRLWQTGAHPESDNQWRYDEVVNGNKSFVAPGVTVVSGSVKYDSYGRIVEDTRVFAPNETPVSYETYIKSYWCKGEQFITDETFIKLRELSVTYDIPSSLCKKMNMKQASVSLIGQNLLLWTKEYKFTDPDRASDNLASPSVRYMGINIKMTF; this comes from the coding sequence ATGAAAAAGTATGACGACTTGACATGCAGAACGTGGCGACGAGTGTGGCCCGTACTGCTAAGCCTGCTGGCCCTCGTGGCCACCCCTGCAATGCAGGCTGCAGGCCCAACTCCAGTTGCGCAAGTAGCGCATGATGGCACCGTGTCGCTTCACGTGAGCAACATGCCTCTCAAGCGGGTGTTTTCCCTCATCGAGAAGCAGACCAGCTACATGATTGCCTACAACAGCAACCTTCCCAACCTGGATAAAAAAGTGACAGCCGAGGTCACCAACGCCTCGATCAACAGTGTCATGCAACGCGTGCTCAATGGCTCAGGGCTGAAATACAAAATCTCTGGACGCCAAATTATGATCTTCGAGGGTGAAAAAACCGAGGCCTCAAGCCCTGCAAAAATACATGGGCGCGTGCTCGACGAGAAAAACGTGCCTGTGATAGGGGCCACTGTGAAAGTGCTGGGCACCAATCGCGTGACCATCTCTGACCTCGACGGCTACTTCGACATCGAAGTGCCCAACCGCAACAGCAAGCTGCGCTTTTCTTTCATTGGCTACGCTCAGCAAGAAGTTGCAGTGGCCGGCCGCAGCAACATTATCGTCACCATGCAGGACGAGTCGGTCAAACTCAAGGAACTTGTAGTCACCGCACTGGGCATGAAACGCTCGGAAAAAGCGCTCGGATATGCCACTCAAAAGATTGCAGGCGAACAATTTGAAAAAGTGAAAGGCGTGAATGTGGCCACAAGCCTCACAGGCCGCATTGCCGGCATGACCATTTTCAACTCGAGCGAGTTTATGGAAGCCCCCACCATCAGCCTGCGCGGCGAGACTCCGCTGCTGGTGCTCGATGGCGTACCCACCAATCTCACCCTTGCCGATATCAACAGCGACGACATTGAGTCGATCGACGTGCTGAAAGGTGCCACTGCTTCGGCCCTCTACGGCAGCCGCGGCGGCAGCGGCGCCATCATGGTCACCACCAAGAAGAGCGGACAAGAAGGCTTCACCGTTGAAGTGAACTCGAGCAACATGTTCAACTGCGGCACTCTCGCCCTGCCCAAGGTGCAGCACTCCTACAGCTCGGGCTACGGGGGTAAGTACAACACCGACGACGAGGTGTGGGGCGACAAGCTCGACATAGGCCGCGTCTATGCCCAATACAATCCGTACACACACCAAATGGAGGAACGCGAACTTGTATCGGCCGGCCGCAACAATTTCAAAAACTTCCTGCAATTCAGCATGGTGTCAAACAACACCGTGAGCGTGTCGCAGCGCGGCAAAAACGGCAGCGTGCGTTCCTCGGTATCATTTATCTACGACAAGGGCCAGTACCCCAACCAAACCGGCAAGGTGCTGCAATACAACATAGGCGGTGAAATGAAACTCGGCAATAAGGTAAACATCACTGCCACAATGGGCTTCAACAAGCAGCTGGCCAGCAACACATCGGGTACTGGCTACACCGACCAGGGCTACATCTACAACCTTCTCGTGTGGACCGGACCCGAATATGACGTGCGCGACTATCGCGACTACTGGCTGGTGAAAGACACCCAGCAGAACTGGAACCGCAAGTCATGGTACGACAACCCCTGGATGAGCGCCTACGAGAAAATCAACCGTGAAGACAACACCAAGACCAACGGTATGCTCACTATCAACTACCACATCATGCCCTGGCTCACAGCTATCGTGCGTGGCGGCTATGACTACACCAACTTGAGCACCAAGCGCCGCGCCCCCATCGGCATCAACGCTACCCGCAATTGGGGCAACACCAACAAAGGTTACTACGCTGAAAAAACCGAAGAGGTTTTCACAACCAACGACGACTTTATTCTGAACGCAACCGTGACTGCTGGCGATTTCAGCATCGATGCCCTTGCAGGTGCCTCAATCTATTACTATCGCGACAAGTCGCTGGAGGCCACTACCAAAAACGGCATCTCCATTCCTGGTTTCTACTCGCTTAAGGCATCGGTCGAAAGCCCCACAGTGACGCCCTACCTGGCCAACAAGAAGGTGAACAGCATATACGGCAAGGCCTCGCTGGGATACAAGAGCACCTACTACATGGACTTAACCGGCCGCAACGACTGGTCGTCGACCCTGCCCAGCGGCAGCAACTCCTACTTCTACCCCTCGGTAGGCGCCAGTGTGATATTGAGCAACATCATTAAAATGCCCAACTGGTTAAACTTCCTGAAGCTGAGAGGCTCCTGGACCGTCTCCAAGAAAGACCTCAACATTTACGACACCAACCAGGCCTATACCATCAACAACTCGGTGTGGGACGGACTGAACTCGGCCGTATACCCCACAACCATGCGCGGCAAGGTGAAACCCATCACCGACCGCACCTGGGAAATAGGCACCTCGGCCCACTTCTTGCAAAACCGCATCAAGTTTGACTTCACCTACTACAACAAGCTCACCTACAACAACACTGCCGCCACCACCATCTCCCCCTTCACGGGCTTCAAGAGCGTGCTCGTCAACACCCAAGAGGAGTATGTGCGCCGTGGTGTTGAGTTCTTTGTAGATGCCACTCCCATCAAGACGACCAACTTCACCTGGAATGTAACCACCAACTGGGCCCGATCGGCACGCTACTACGCCAAGATCGACCCCGTATACAGCGCCGACAACCTGTGGACCTACAAAGGCGCACGCGTCGATGCCTATACCTCCAAGACCTTCAACTATGCCCCCGACGGCAGCGTGATTCTCACCAACGGCTTCCCGCGCCTCACAAGCTACAAGTACAAGGTGGGCAACACCGACCCCGACTGGATGTGGGGCCTGGCCAACAACTTCAAGTATAAAAACCTAAGTCTTGGTTTCACTATCGACGGTCGCATTGGCGGACTGTCGACAGCCCGTACCAACTACCGCCTGTGGCAAACTGGCGCACACCCCGAGAGCGACAACCAGTGGCGCTACGACGAGGTGGTGAACGGCAACAAGAGCTTCGTAGCCCCTGGAGTGACCGTGGTGTCGGGCTCGGTGAAGTATGACTCCTACGGACGCATCGTTGAAGACACCCGCGTCTTTGCCCCCAACGAGACTCCCGTGTCCTATGAAACCTACATCAAGAGCTACTGGTGCAAGGGCGAGCAGTTTATCACCGATGAAACGTTTATAAAACTGCGTGAGCTGTCTGTCACCTACGACATCCCATCCAGTTTGTGCAAGAAAATGAACATGAAGCAGGCTTCGGTTTCACTCATCGGGCAAAACCTGCTGCTCTGGACTAAGGAATACAAATTTACCGACCCCGACCGAGCCAGTGACAACCTGGCCTCGCCATCGGTGCGCTACATGGGTATAAACATCAAAATGACTTTCTAA
- a CDS encoding SusD/RagB family nutrient-binding outer membrane lipoprotein: MLHYIKTALVSGLLACGMLGINSCTDHFDSYNTDPNQSTAATSEMIATNCIRNLWEKHREPKGYMFDEMLCKYIAWTEANDINIAFNKLGRADLDGVTMLYNVQKMIEAAGNAQLKASYEGLGHILRAIVFFDATMRVGDIPYSQAMQGEAGITYPKYDSQRDVMLGLLNELDQADQLLAQGSNFNGDFVYGGNTSQWRKVANVMALKILINLYKKTDDPDLNVAARFKDIVATRPLFDSNTDNLQLVHSDKSGQKADFYKEGNNYVNYIQISSEVVDSLKAFGDYRLFYYAQPTPNAVAAGSAVDDWASYNGVEATLTEEEIQKAVFEGNVSQTNKRYVEEIVGEPSVLLSYSELNFILAEACVRGLLDGDARNYYNKGIEAAMHFTADNTVDNAEYHHNRKITDDYIARYLSNPGVAFSANPERQIEQIIEQKYLATFMQQPYNAYFEYRRTGYPVLPINPSSNRNDDVNKMPVRWMYPQSEYDYNGANVKAAVQSQFGGIDDENQIMWILK, encoded by the coding sequence ATGCTACACTATATTAAAACAGCTTTAGTGTCGGGCCTGCTGGCCTGCGGCATGTTGGGCATCAACAGCTGCACCGACCACTTCGACAGCTACAATACCGACCCCAACCAGTCGACCGCGGCAACCTCTGAAATGATTGCTACCAATTGCATACGCAACCTGTGGGAAAAACACAGGGAGCCCAAGGGATACATGTTTGACGAGATGCTGTGCAAGTATATCGCCTGGACCGAGGCCAACGATATCAACATCGCCTTCAACAAGCTGGGACGTGCCGATCTTGATGGCGTGACCATGCTCTACAACGTGCAAAAGATGATAGAAGCCGCCGGCAACGCGCAGTTGAAAGCCTCCTACGAGGGCTTGGGCCACATCTTGCGCGCCATCGTGTTCTTCGACGCCACAATGCGCGTGGGCGACATCCCCTACAGCCAAGCCATGCAAGGCGAAGCTGGCATCACCTACCCCAAGTATGACAGCCAGCGCGATGTAATGCTGGGGTTGCTCAACGAGCTCGACCAGGCCGACCAGCTGCTCGCCCAGGGCAGCAACTTCAATGGCGACTTCGTGTATGGCGGCAACACCAGCCAGTGGCGCAAGGTTGCCAACGTGATGGCACTCAAAATCCTGATCAACCTCTACAAGAAGACCGACGATCCCGACCTCAATGTTGCAGCCCGATTTAAGGACATCGTGGCCACAAGACCCTTGTTCGACAGCAATACCGACAACCTGCAACTCGTGCACAGCGACAAGTCAGGCCAGAAAGCCGACTTCTACAAGGAGGGCAACAACTATGTCAACTACATCCAGATTTCGTCCGAAGTCGTCGACTCGCTCAAGGCTTTTGGCGATTATCGCCTGTTCTACTACGCACAACCCACGCCCAATGCCGTGGCAGCCGGCAGTGCCGTCGATGACTGGGCTTCCTACAATGGTGTAGAAGCCACGCTCACCGAGGAGGAAATCCAGAAGGCTGTCTTTGAGGGCAACGTATCGCAAACCAACAAGCGATATGTTGAGGAAATCGTGGGCGAGCCGTCGGTCCTGCTTAGCTACAGCGAGTTGAACTTCATCTTGGCCGAGGCATGCGTGCGCGGCCTGCTCGATGGCGATGCCCGCAACTACTACAACAAGGGCATTGAGGCCGCCATGCACTTCACTGCCGACAACACCGTCGACAATGCCGAATATCACCACAATAGGAAGATTACCGATGACTACATCGCCCGTTATCTTAGCAATCCAGGAGTAGCGTTCTCGGCCAACCCTGAGCGGCAAATCGAGCAAATTATCGAGCAAAAGTATCTGGCCACTTTCATGCAACAGCCCTATAACGCCTACTTCGAGTACCGCCGCACCGGCTATCCCGTTTTGCCCATCAATCCCAGCAGCAACCGTAACGACGATGTCAACAAGATGCCTGTACGTTGGATGTATCCACAATCGGAGTATGACTACAATGGAGCCAACGTGAAGGCTGCCGTGCAGAGCCAGTTTGGCGGCATCGACGATGAGAACCAAATTATGTGGATATTGAAATAG